A genomic segment from Aspergillus puulaauensis MK2 DNA, chromosome 1, nearly complete sequence encodes:
- a CDS encoding DUF2423 domain-containing protein (COG:S;~EggNog:ENOG410PZQC;~InterPro:IPR019434;~PFAM:PF10338), which yields MAKSVRASVQKRNKAKLRSTVFGPAVDARTERLSAKLQELASQPKPSDQNSQGENTKADLPTSNEAMDIDSLKTTSGGDRSQRRGRIQKRQRNNRSSIVFKPHPSKTKKTQRKSKS from the exons ATGGCAAAAAGTGTTCGTGCAAGTGTACAAAAGCGCAATAAAGCAAAGCTCCGCTCTACTGTCTTTGGGCCTGCTGTGGATGCCCGGACAGAAAGATTATCCGCAAAGTTGCAAGAGCTTGCCTCTCAGCCTAAACCTAGCGATCAAA ATTCGCAGGGTGAAAACACTAAGGCGGATTTACCAACAAGCAATGAAG CAATGGATATCGATTCCTTGAAAACCACCAGCGGTGGTGATCGATCGCAACGGCGGGGACGGATCCAGAAGCGGCAGAGGAACAATCGCTCATCCATCGTCTTCAAACCACATCCATCAAAGACCAAGAAAACACAAAGAAAAAGTAAATCGTGA